Within the Lacerta agilis isolate rLacAgi1 chromosome 15, rLacAgi1.pri, whole genome shotgun sequence genome, the region CTCCCCGTTCACAGACACACTCTCCCTGTTCTCGAGACAGGAGGGACTTACCGTTTCAAGTGTTCTAGCAGAAAGAGGAATGTGATGAGGTTGGGGTCAGGCAGAGAACGCAGAAGGTGCATCATGCAGTTCTCCTTGGCTGATGGGTCAGAGAGTGCTGGAGGTGGAAAGGTGGCGGTGAGAGAGTTGGCAAGCACCCATACCCCAACTACTCCGGAAAAGCCTTGCTAATGTACCCAGAACCACCAAAGTCCAAACTGCACACCCATTCTCAAAAGATCCAGTGAGGGGCAGTAGATGCCCAGCATCAAAACCTCagacagccatgaagctctccaGGTGCTCTGTTCttggtctacctcacagggtggttgtgaagatGGACAGCTCAGAGCATTTGTCCTTCAAGTCcaaatgactggcagcagctctccagggtctgagGCAAAGAAAGGTTTCTCTCACTGCTTGCTACTCCTTTCCTTTTTACTTTTAAGTTGCCAGGAATTGAAGCTAGGAACATCTGCATGCTAAGCAGGGGCTCCACCACAAAGTAACAGCCCCCGCTCTAGTAAAACGAGGTAACTTCATCAGACTGTTACCTGGGGGCAGCCATTCTGCAGACTGCCTGGGTGGGAGCAATGGGAAGCAGAGCTCATTCCATCAGTTTTGCTTGAAAGCCCAGCTCCACCAGGCTCCTATTACCCATGAACTGTGCCAGACGGGCATTATACGAGCAACAgtttaagaactggtgcctgactttttcctcttccctccttgtccttTTTTCCTTGTGTGCTGTGCTTTTCTAGATCATAAACCTGCAGACAGGGACTGTCTCGTTTTAACTGACTGTATGTAAGCCGTTTtgggctgaagagcagggtattAATGctctgaatgaataaataaataaataaaaataaataaataaaaataataaactccATGCATATTGCCCTGAGCTGGTTGCAGGGCTTGGGgggaataaaatacaaaaaggcaATTAAGACTCAGGGGTGCTGCAAAGACACATTAGTTGTTAGGCTGTATCGGGTTTCTACGCCTATCCAGATGCAAGAGAAATGATACAGACAACTTGTCCCTGCCCTGTTCCCGTCATACCTGTGTACAAATTCTACCCTCTTTGTCTTGTGGTCCTGGCTAGGGTCTCACCCACTCCCTGAATCCTGAGCTCCAAGTCTGTATCAAGAAATTCCTGCTCTACATCTCTGCAGATACATGGTAACGCAAGCTCCCTTACCGATACCCTCCATAAAAGCAGGATAAAGCCGATCCGTGAGAAGAGGCTCAGGGAGCTCGCGGAAATACAGCTTCAGGGTGCCTGCGATAGCATTGATGTCCATGTCGCTCAGCATCATCAGGATGTCTTTGCTGTCTACGGCAGAATTAAAACAAAGGAAATTGGAATGTTGGGAGGGGATATGCTGCCTTATATACCAGATCAGACTCTTTGTCTACCTAGTTCAATACTGtgaactctgactggcagcagctattcagggtctgaggcagagagagagagagacagagagagagagagagagagagagagagagagagagagagatgatcttTCCCATTGTCTGCTAACCTGATCTTCCTTTTTTTTCACCTGCCAGAGGGAcctttgtatgcaaagcagaggctctgccaCTGAAGCTAtaaaaccaccccccccccaccatcctcaAGAATTcccctgccagatcaggccaagaTCCAGCTaattccctttctttcttcctttcaatTCAGCCATCTGGCTTCAGAACCATAAGATGAGGTGATAGCTTACttggctttaaaacaaaacaaaaggagtaGATACATTTGCAAAGAATAAGGGGAGATTAGGGGTAGgcgactgtgcatgtgtgtgtgtgtgtgtgtgtgtgtgtagggtggTTTAAAAGGGCATTtattgctgctgcccccccccccccgttatttgGAAGACTCTCCCCTCTCCCGTTACAGAGAGTCCCATCAGAGACCTGCTTCGGTGTCTTTGGAAGACACATCTTTCCCCATTCATCAAGCTGGACAATATCCCTCTACAAGTATTAACAATGCCTTATTGCACTTCCACATTTTGACTGCTGCTTTTAGGCACTTGGACAGGTGTGTTTACTGAATATCTGTAATAGTGCAGCCAAATGTTTATCTATTAAGCCAGTAGTatctaacatggtgccctccagatgtaggcagactcccaactctcatcattccaagctggctggagctgatggaaatcCAGTAACAAAaaaatgatagagttggaagggaccccgtgggtcatctagtcgaaccccctacgatgcaggaatcctgctcacagcTGTGTACAAAAGTAgctaaataaatagtaataatgatttatctattattgaatttataccctgtccttcctgccaaaggagcccagggcagcaaacaaatacacaattaaaaaaccaTCTAAATAGTTAAAACATTCTATAAACAATTACAATTCAAGAcagttattgttgttgtatttatatcccaccttttcctccaaggagctcaaggtggcatatgtgtttctccccctcctcatttagtcTCCCGcgacagccctgtgaagtaggctagactgagaggcagtgactggcccaaagtcacccagtgcatgttgtggctgagtggggattgaaCCCTTGTCACCCTAAACCACTACACAATGCTGGCTCTAAGAGCAGCTACAGTTAAAACTGTCCTGAAAGCATTATTAGAGAAAACAGCTAAATAAAAACCTCCGTGTTTAGTGGCAGCACACTCGTGTGAATGCCAGATACAAAGACTGGGGGCTAACTGCTCTCGGAGAAGAGATGCTTGGCTTAAGCCATGAGATAGAGAAAGAAATGGGCACGCCAGCAGCAAAGATGCAAGGGGGAACTTACTGGCATCAAAGGCTGCTTTCAAGGCCTGGATGTCCGTGGCCACCCCCGAGATCCGGTAGATCCCCACTTCATCAATGCCGCGCTTCTCCACTTCCTCAACGCACTGGCGCACAATGTAGGGCACTTTGGAGCGCTCACGCCTGGAAGGGACAAAgcagagagagcaagagaagaGAGATGGGTCAGGAAAGAGCCCAGGACACCACGGAGGAAGCCAGGCCCTTGCAGAAGCTGCCAGCCTCTTCCCTGCGTTTGGCAAGCAGtaggagttttttaaaaaataaaataaaatacggaCCTTATTAGCCCCAAGTGGCTGAAGAACAAACAAATATTGCAAATTCCCAGGCTGGCATTCTCTCCCCCTCTGGCCAAAACACCACCAGACCCCCCTGATCAGGGCAGCCCCGCATCTGCCGCCGGACACCAATCCCAACGTACTTTGTGACGACGCTGATTTTTACCCCGAAGACTCCCGTCTGCTTTTTCGATGGGGTCCTTTTAAGGCTCAAGTCGCGGCTGGTGAACTTCATAGAGAACTCCACTTTGATCTGAAAGGGAGACTTCAAGGTCAAAGTCACATCCTGCAAAGGGGAAGCTCtctactgcaggggtggggagaggagcgCACAGGGTGGGCAGTAAAAGCATGAGGGAAGGGGGATCTTGGGCAAGCACCGTGGGGCGTGGTACCCAGCCCGTTTCCCCTTcttaccccattcatttcaatcacATCCATGTGCCAGTTCTTGGTCTGCACCGTCTGGGGATCCAGCTGCAAAAAAGGAACAACAGGAGAGAATGAGCTTCCAAAatatccaccccccaaaaaaaggtagACAGGGAAACCACAAAATAATAAGAGTGCAGGGCCAGGTAGCATAAGAATAGATTTATTCAGGcccatactactttaaacagcccCCGGAAGGTgttgagagtttttaggagacccctattctcttcccagagctacaactcccagagttccctgcgaagagggactgattgttaaaccagaTCAAAACAGTTGCCAACATTCTACATGCCtggtaggcttgtctaagcaaaaatgtttttagcaggaaatcaaagtacagtgaaggcgccccaacctgatgtcaataggcagggagttccaaagttccatGCTAAGTGATTGGTTTCTTACAGCAGCAGAACGAGTACTACGTGACACCTgtaagaagtccagttgcacagAATACCAAGCACTTGGACGAACGGCTTGGGGGCTGGATATAAGCCCATCATCCAGGGGCAGCCCCTCATCTGCaacctagaggaggaggaggaggaggatgtgggCAGCGTTTCATTTCACAGGCAGGAGCTGTCCTTGTTCCAGGAGAGGCTCAGCAGGACCCAAAGCCCCATTGGAAAAAGATAACAGATGGCCGTCTCCGCTTCATGATTGTCCAAGAAACGCTCCCATGAATCAGGGATATTTCTGGAGACCGGTTCCTAAAATAATTTTCAAAAGGCCACGTCTTCCACACGGCCCTACTTGTGGTCTCCTGGGAAAGGCGGCTGAGCTGTTTCCGAAAGGCCTCCACACTCTGGGAGTGCAGCCTGTCTCAAAGGGGAATTGGGTCGTACTGGGCTTCCATCCCTTTTCAGAAGAGGCCCTTGGGTTTCCCAGGAACCAGAGTAGCACCAGTGTGCAACAGGAGAGAAGGTAACTGACAAGTGGATCACGGTGGCAAGTTGGACAAAAAAAGGAGGTGACTTCAGATCTTGGGTCACATGAGCTGCTCTGTGCATGAAGAACAGGTGCACATTTTGAACCCTTTCTTTTGTTAGCACCTGGGGCATATCTGTATAGGGTAGGCCAGTGGCCTAGCCAGTCCAGCGTCTTGTTCTCAcaatgtccaaccagatgcctacaggaaaaccacaagcaggattcaagcacaaaacccttctcccttcctgtggtttccagcaactgctattcagatgCATGTATcgtataattgtagagttggaaggtattgGATGGCGGCGTTTTTAGGTGGTAGAGAAcagaaaacaaacccacaaaGTAGCGAGACTTGACTTAAACGAAGGTACAACAAACTTAAAGCAAGTAGGTGTTATCTCTCTGCAGGCAAATTCAAACTGCAAGTGCTCTTTCAGCACAGACGGCAAACAAAACAGCACGGAACTTAACAGAAACAGTTCTTAAAGCTACACAcaccttttctgaatctttgcaGAATGGTTCCTAACAGAAGGgtccacgggggtcatctagtccaacccctgcaatgcaggaatctcttgcccaaggtgctgctcaaacccacaaccctgagattaagagtctcatgctctaccgactgagctatcccaggtagACAATACAGATGGGAGTTATATATAGTTGAGGAACTATAACCCCCATCCTTGCCCATTGGGCCACACTTGCtatggggctgctgggagttgtagttcagcatcttCCACAGGAGCCAAAAGTTCCCTGCACCTGGTATACAAAGAAAGGTAGGAGGAGACAAACCAGCTTAAATAAGTAACATTTGCTACCTACCCAATTCCTTTCATTTGagctttcccacccacccaggaTTGCAGTGCTGTTTTCCCTCTCACTGCAgatgtttgtttcttttcaagaaagcaaacaaacaggttaacatgggggttggactagatgacccatcaggtcctttccaactctacagctccatGAACCTAGAGGCCTTGCATTGCATACACACACGACACAAATGCAACGGGAGGACAGAGCCTGGATCCGAGGGAGGGAGCCCATGCGCGTGTTCGGGTCACAGATGTTCCATGAGGCTGGCAGATCCAGGCCCCCACGCTGTGCCGGTTCCTTGAGGGTGCGTGTGGTTTCCCCCCAGGGCGCCTGGTATCTTGGGAGCAGCCATCTGAGCTCAAACTTCAGAGGGGATCTGTGGTCCCGCCCTGCTGATCCATTATCACAGGCAGCAAATGCTACACAGGGCTCCCTGCCTCCCGCAAGCACACAGCCCCCATCCTGGAGGCTGCGGCTGGCAGAAAAGCAGATGGAGTAGGGCAAGAGCCCCACACAGAGCCATCAGAGAAGAAAGTCGCCCCTCCACCGGAGCCAGAGGCCTTAAGGCTGCAGATGGGTGATcactcccttctccccacccccgaaGGCGATTTGACAGcgatagctcagtcaatagagcatgagactcttaatctcagggtcatgagtccGAGCCCCACATGGGgtggagatttctgcattgcaggagattgaactagatgatccttcgtGGCTCCTTCCAACCCTGAGATTATATGAAGGCAGGATCGCTGCCTGCCGCACGAAGACACTCACTCCAGCTACACCTCCAGGGCTGAATAGTGTTTGCAAGTTACTGCTCTCATTTCATTAAAATTAACTAACAGCCATCTTCAGAATATCTCaaggcctgtcacatggaagatgcagcaagcttgttttcttcctgctccggagggcaggacttgaaccaatggctcctagttacaagaaaggagattctggctaaacaccaggaagaacttcctgacagtaagagctgtttgacagcggaacagaTTCCCTCAGGAGACTCCCTCCTttcaggttttaaagcagaggttggacagccatctgtcagggatgctttagttgtgattcctgcattgcagggggttggactagatggccctacaattctatgattctatgatcagcgTTGCAGAGTTGGAAGCGCCCTCAAAAGGTCATATTGCACACCCCAC harbors:
- the ABR gene encoding active breakpoint cluster region-related protein isoform X5, whose protein sequence is MTEVLVQTPECPLNLASERLDHCSLDSLEEEASEGKRTPNTGSRLWGRVRSKLLRQKLDPQTVQTKNWHMDVIEMNGIKVEFSMKFTSRDLSLKRTPSKKQTGVFGVKISVVTKRERSKVPYIVRQCVEEVEKRGIDEVGIYRISGVATDIQALKAAFDANSKDILMMLSDMDINAIAGTLKLYFRELPEPLLTDRLYPAFMEGIALSDPSAKENCMMHLLRSLPDPNLITFLFLLEHLKRVAEKEPVNKMSLHNLATVFGPTLLRPSEVESKGQHLTLASDIWSHDVMAQVQVLLYYLQHTPISFAELKRNALYFSTDV